The Clavelina lepadiformis chromosome 1, kaClaLepa1.1, whole genome shotgun sequence genome segment gtacaGCTCTGCAGTTATAGGCGTCTGTTCTATAGTTTACAAGTCTCCCTAATTGTTGTCCCTAAACGTATTTGTCTGTTTTGTGAACTGCAACGATTTATGatttgtataggcctatatgcttATGTATCTAATTCTATAGTCTCTAGGATCATTTCATTATAACAGGACCATTGTAGAAATTAGAAAAACACACAAACAAGAAAGGTTTTTTAACGGAAACGTCTTGGGATGCCAAATTTTCACTGAAGGTAAAACTCTGCATCGTACAGGTTATAATGCCCTTTGATCTTTGACCAAACCTCCTGGGGCCGCACCAGCGACAAAAAACCGGTCCCAGACTCTTTTTCTTCGCccagttttttaaaagaagGCAAGAAAAAAGCAGTGGGTATGTGCCGCAACCATGATGAAACTAgcctaaaatttgtttgtcttttCACAACTACTAGAGGTAGGCTGGATCAATTTCGACTTTTAATATGTTTCTAACACGGCAAGACATTCCTCTCTTAAACTGTGTAATTGCCTTTTTACCTACAGCAATAAGTGAACTACTACTACTGCCAGAAAGCATAACAAGGTTGCCAGCATTGTTACACCATTAAGCATTCAGGCGAAAAAAGCCATGGTGACATCAGAAACACGAATCTGGCTTGATATGGGCTGGGATTACATTGCTAGTAGCTTATTTATTAGAAGGCTAATGTAATGCCAGTTGTAGTTTAGGACATGGACACAAACTCGGTTAATGTAAATTTATGTTTCAGGGTTGAGCATTAATCATTTATGCTGTATTAGTTAGCAGACAGATATGTCAACACCAAAACGTGATGCGATAGGCTATAACCTgcataataaatatttcaactatGTTATTACAATAACGAGAAGAAATGTGTGCAATAATGATAACAATTTTGCAGTAATgaagttatttcaaaaagttgCATCCATATTTTACTAAATGAATTGATAAAGGAGTAGGGTTCACAACCTATAATAGGAAGAACACAATTTCCAGAAATAGGACTATTGGCATTTTTAACATATAACGAAACGATTTGTGCTTTTGAAGGCGGACAATGCAATGTTTTTACATGACATCGTGATAGTAAAATTACTTTAATCAATGCGACGTAACAAAGGTGTTTTGCCTCACAATGAGTAAAAAGAAACAACACACTTTATCTAGAGTAGTTGTAAACAgctgaaccaataaaagttaaaaaaaattacacaaacTTAGTAAGGTTATTCGAAAGGTAAGAGGAAATTTACCATTTGTAATAGTGTACTAAAACTCACAATTATAGAAGCAAGAACTGTAAACTTATTATCGAATATCTAAGCACACAACATGCGAATGATTTTGTGCCTTCAAACGTTTCCAAACGCTATCTTTTATCCAAGGTTGCATTTGACAATCACAAGCTAGACTTTGTAAATTGAGTTAAAGAATGTGTGCTTCAATGTTGTAGTGATTTCAGAATGTTTGCTTCACGAGTCCCTGTATCAATTTTCGAATATTCAGCAATAGATTTGCCTATATAAGCACCGTTTCAAAATTATAGTGCTCAAAAGCAGTTTATAGACTAGGTCTATCATAAATTAACGAAATATGCATTCAATGCTTAATTTGGTGTTGTTCACGTACTTGTGTCAGAGATTAGGTACTGGtaacaaaactttgcaaaactGCAGGATTAAATAGCATAATTATTTCTTACTAGCTTATTATTAATGCTTATGCCAAAGCAGCCAAATACAGTACACTTCCTTAGCAGCGATTGTTTTTTATGGATTGGCTATCTGTTTACGTATGCGTCAGTTTTTCATTTACCTGTAGTAGCTCAAAAATGCAAACTATGTGTTGGCAAAACGGATAAGTATTAGTttcttgaaataatttttttatttctaagattttgGCCTAAGTTCTTCGTAATTTTTGGTATATTTGCTACGCACACAATGGGAGGTTACCAAGGCAAGGTGTACAATACCCCTGAAGAGGCGGAAGAGTTTGTGAAAACTACTGTTGATGCTCATTCTGTTGTGCTATTCACCAAGAGATTCAGCCCCTATTGCTACAAGGCTACGTCTGcttttaaaagcattaaagttCAGTATGAAGAGGTGATGCTTACTGGAAGACCAGATTGTCAAATCATCCAAGATGTTCTCCTAAGTATGACGGGTGCACGTACAGTTCCGAGAGTTTTTGTTCATCAAAAATGCATCGGTGGTGGTAACGAAACAAGTCAGCTAAACAAAGAAGGAAAATTAAAAGCGCTCGTCGAAGGTAAAGATGAAGAACAACCTACTGCTAAGGATGAGTCTGCTCCCAAGCAAGAGGAGCAGCAAGCTGATGGTGAGGCCACCAAAGATGAACCAGCAGAGCAGAAGACAGCAGAAACAACTTCTGATGATAAGCCAGCAGAAGATGCAGCAGCAGAGCAAACCCCAACTGAGGAAGCACCAGCAGAGCAAGCTCCTGCTGATGAAGCACCAGCAGAGAAGAAAGAGGAAGATAAGGAACAAGATGCTGCTTAAGTCAAATAACAAAGGAAAATGATGAGTATATACATAGAAATCGATAGATTTGCAACTCGagtgtttttgcaaaaatcattttgttaCGTCAAGTCCATAAAATACTTGTCTAATTTTGTGAGGCCATAAGTGATGTGTAggtatactatatatatatatcaagtTATTAACTGTATCTTAGCTtacatatttttcatttacgATTCATTAGCATAGAGATGTGTACTCCAAATTGGCAACATAATTTATATGTACCGGTACCTGCATTTAATGCTTTTACAGGAATATTCTTAAGGAATTTCTGGGCAGACTTTAAATTTGCTTGCTTCTAACCATTTTGTCTTCATTATCGTACATTTTTTCTCAGAGTTTAGGTTAGCCTGTTGTGTTGCACTATTATCATATTGTCATGTCTGTTTATATCAAAATCTTTTGAGTGCTCATCTTGAATTAGATCATGTGCCACATTCCCATTGTCCCAATTTCAACCATATCAGTGACTCTGTGTGTGCTTCCGTTACAGCTTATGCTTTTCCTGTGACTCTTTTGTATTGAAATACTTTTCTCTATTGATACACAAAACTGTAATGAGTACCGATAACATGACGTCGTAGCAGTGTAAGTGTTTCTTTTTGGGTGGCCTACCTTGTAATACGCAGtaaaaatgcaagtttttCTATTGAAATATTCTATTTTCAGTTATTCAGTAACATGTTTGTGCAACTTCTTTACTTTTTCACTTTGAATATGTCCAAGTACAATGTAGTTGTTTAAATGCTTTTGTACCCTACTTCAAATTACTGAATGAAATTAAGTTACACATCGTAGCAATTTCTGAAAAATGCATTCAATTTATACTCATAAAATCTTATCATCTAGTTTGTATGTTGTTACTTTACCATTTCCTTCGCCGCTTTCTAATTGTATTGATTAATA includes the following:
- the LOC143446050 gene encoding glutaredoxin-2, mitochondrial-like; this translates as MGGYQGKVYNTPEEAEEFVKTTVDAHSVVLFTKRFSPYCYKATSAFKSIKVQYEEVMLTGRPDCQIIQDVLLSMTGARTVPRVFVHQKCIGGGNETSQLNKEGKLKALVEGKDEEQPTAKDESAPKQEEQQADGEATKDEPAEQKTAETTSDDKPAEDAAAEQTPTEEAPAEQAPADEAPAEKKEEDKEQDAA